In one window of Lampris incognitus isolate fLamInc1 chromosome 3, fLamInc1.hap2, whole genome shotgun sequence DNA:
- the LOC130110762 gene encoding GTP-binding protein REM 2-like — protein MPTDVPEDSTNAEEPSTKCDSMTLSSTPTVRRGSTPLPIKHQLRREEAVHDDCDWTLSVAGPSPPPISFSPALEDTLPGVVEGRSDGPLRIALLGQNGVGKSSLAITLAGDMDRAASVDSDGEGYMRTITVDEEESTIIIYDNWRQDLSALQCEVCVLVFSVTDRRSFHRTAQLRLLLRETQPQTPIILVGNKSDLVRSREVSTQEAMSSAALFECLYLEISASLDHRTPELLESAVRLARGLTPWPPGTSGEDMTGGGQRESITSRAKRFLSNLVPRYPRDREREAGKFFRQKSRSCHDLGAL, from the exons ATGCCTACAGATGTGCCCGAAGACAGCACCAACGCCGAGGAACCATCGACCAAG TGTGACAGTATGACTCTGTCTAGTACCCCAACTGTTCGGCGAGGAAGCACTCCTCTGCCAATCAAACATCAGCTTAGAAGAGAGGAAGCTGTCCATGATGATTGCGATTGGACACTATCTGTGGCTGGACCTTCTCCACCTCCAATCAGCTTCAGCCCAGCTCTGGAAGACACGTTGCCTGGGGTTGTTGAAGGCAGATCTGATGGGCCTCTGAGGATTGCCCTGCTTGGGCAGAATGGGGTAGGAAAGTCATCCCTGGCCATCACCCTTGCTGGAGATATGGACAGGGCTGCCTCTGTGGATTCTGATG GGGAGGGCTACATGCGCACAATCACCGTAGATGAGGAGGAGAGCACCATCATTATCTATGACAACTGGAGACAG GACCTGTCGGCGCTGCAGTGTGAGGTGTGTGTTCTGGTGTTCTCGGTGACAGACAGGCGGAGTTTCCATCGCACCGCCCAACTCCGACTTCTCTTGAGGGAGACTCAGCCCCAGACTCCCATCATCCTTGTTGGTAACAAGAGTGACCTCGTTCGCTCTCGTGAGGTCAGCACTCAAG AGGCCATGTCCAGTGCAGCCTTGTTTGAGTGTCTGTATctggagatctctgcctctcttgATCATCGCACCCCAGAGCTTTTGGAGTCTGCAGTGAGGCTAGCCAGGGGGCTGACCCCATGGCCCCCGGGAACCAGTGGGGAGGACATGACCGGAGGGGGCCAGCGTGAAAGCATAACATCCCGTGCCAAACGCTTCCTGTCTAACCTGGTCCCACGGTATCCacgtgacagagagcgagaagcAGGCAAGTTCTTCAGGCAGAAGTCCCGGTCTTGCCATGACCTGGGGGCACTGTGA